The genomic region GTCGGCGCGCTTCCCAGCAGTTCGACGGCGTCAACCGTCTCGGAGTCGACGTCTTCCGCAGAGTCGACGTCTTCCGCAGAGACCGCGTCCGCGTCCTCGGGCATCGGCTGGCCGGTGACGATTTCGTAGGCGCGAGCGGCCGCGTCCGTCTCACCGTCGTCGACGGCCGCGGCAGAGGTGAACCACCGGGCCGCCTCCTCGGGACGGCCGGCGGCCAGCAGCGCCTCGGCGTAGGCGTACCAGAGCCGCGGAGCCCACGGCGCGGGCGCACCCTTCGCGGTGGCGAGGTCACGCAGCAGGACGACGGCGGCCTCCGGTTGGCCCAGGTCGCGTCGCGCTCCGGAGATCACGATCAGCATCTCGGCGCGGGCCGCCGGGTCCAGCTCGTCGGCCTGCGGGTCGCGCAGGTAGGCGATGGCCCGCTCGGGCCGGCCGAGGCCGCGCTCACTGTCCGCCATCAACGGCAGGTTGTGACCCGAACCGTCCATCCGCCGGGCCGCCCGCAGCTCGACGAGCGCCGTGGCGTACTCGCCGGCGTGGTAGGCCGCGATGCCGACCGCCTCACGCACGGCGGGAAGGCGGGGCACCCGATCGGCGGCGGCCTGTGCATGGGCGAGGGCCGCGGCCGGATCGTCGTCGAGCAGCAGCGCGGTCGCGACGAGATGCCGGGCGATGGTGTCCGCCAGATTCGTCGGCAGACCCCGCAGCGAGCGGCGGACGTCATGATCGAGCATGTCCGCGCGGGCCTCGTCGGGCAGCGGCGGGGTCTGCACCCGGGGCCGGCGGCTGCCGACGTCGGTGCGCTCCGGCCGGGCCGACCGATCCGGGCGGTCCCCTCGCCGATCATCGGGACGGCCAGGTCCACCCGGTCGCCCGCCGCGTCCCTGCGGGGCCCCGCGCCCCTGGCCCACACCGCGCGCCCCGGCGCCTCGGGGGGCACCGTTACCCCGCGCGCCCGGCGCACCGTCGCGTTCCCCACGACCGCCCGCGGCCCGAGCACCCGCCCCGCGAGCGCCGGCCCCAGCGCCTCGAGCACCTGCACCCGCACCCGCACCTCGCGCACCCGCATCGGGGGCGCCGGAGCCAGCCCCGGCGCGCCACGGCCGCTGCTCGCGGTACTCGCGTCGCTCGGCGCCGTCCGTCGCGGCTGATCGGGGCGCGGCTGATCGGGGCGCGGTCGGTGGGTCACGACGATCGTCACCGGCAGTGGCGTCGGCGGGCCGTGCGCCCGCCGGCCGGCCGGCCGACCACCTGTCGGGTCGGCCGTCACGCCCCGACGGACCCCGGTCCGGTGCCATCCGCTCCCGGCCGCGCTCCCACGGCCGCTGCTCCCGGCCATCGCGCTGGTCCTGGCCCTGACGGGGCGGCCGCTCGCCACCGGCGACCCGCGGCCGTTCGAACGGCGTTCGGGTCGCGGTGGACGGCCGCTGCCCGCCGGTCCACGAACGGGTCGCGGACCCTCCGCGTCCCTGTCCGGACTCGCTTCGCTGCCACCCGCCGCGGCCGGCGGCGCCCTCGGAACGCGACGGCCGCTCGGCCTGCACGCGCCCGTGCGCCATACCCCGCTCCGGCGGGGTCTGATCCGGACCGCGCCGGTCGGGGCCGCGCCCGGAGGCACCGGCCGCGCCGTACCTGCGGGCGGTGTCATCACGGCGCCCGGCGTCATCACGACGGGCGGCGTCACCACCGCGGGACCTGTCGTCAGGACGGTCGTTGCGGTCCTGCGAAGGATCCCGGAACGGGCGGCGCCGTGCCTCCGGGGCACCGGTGCGGTGGCCGCCGGAGGCGGTCCTGTCGTCGGCACCCGGCCGGCCACGACGGGTCCGCCATGCCGACTCCGCCGTCATCCGTCCCGGGGCCTGTCCCGCACGGCCGGCGCCGCCCCCGCGCGTCGCCCCGCCCGCACGTCCGTCACCGTTACTACCCGCGCCTGCACGAAAGCCGGCACCCGGCCGGCCCCCGCCGGCCCGGTCATCACGGGGCCGGCCGGCACCATAGGACGCCTCGGCCGGCCCGCGCCGAGCGAAGCGGTCGCCGCCGGCCGAATCCTGCCCACCCTGCGGACGGTCACCCCGCGGGCGGTCGGTACGCGGGAAACGGGCGCCTCGGTCCGCACCGCCCGCGGAGTCGCCGGCAGCCCGCGGCCGCCGGGCCGGCGCGTCCCGGCGACCATGCCCACCGCCGTCGCCCTCCGCGCGGTCGGCCCAACGGCGGTCTGACCCGGTCGGGCGCGCGCCTCGACCGGGGGCGGCGTCGGTCAGCCGCCGGACCTGTCCGGACCTGGCTCGGCCCGCGCCGCTGGCGGCATCGCCGGACCAGCTGCCGCGGCCGGCGCCCTGCCCTCGGCCGGCGCCCGAACGCGGCGCTCCCGACCGCGACGCGGTGGCGCTCCGCCCAGGCTCCC from Frankia alni ACN14a harbors:
- a CDS encoding tetratricopeptide repeat protein, producing the protein MLDHDVRRSLRGLPTNLADTIARHLVATALLLDDDPAAALAHAQAAADRVPRLPAVREAVGIAAYHAGEYATALVELRAARRMDGSGHNLPLMADSERGLGRPERAIAYLRDPQADELDPAARAEMLIVISGARRDLGQPEAAVVLLRDLATAKGAPAPWAPRLWYAYAEALLAAGRPEEAARWFTSAAAVDDGETDAAARAYEIVTGQPMPEDADAVSAEDVDSAEDVDSETVDAVELLGSAPTAADQQGLVGPVGPGDSSTSGATDTEEGDAAAVVVNPDDSVEADSAAAVEQTHGPSQTG